In one window of Mycteria americana isolate JAX WOST 10 ecotype Jacksonville Zoo and Gardens chromosome 24, USCA_MyAme_1.0, whole genome shotgun sequence DNA:
- the NDUFA11 gene encoding NADH dehydrogenase [ubiquinone] 1 alpha subcomplex subunit 11, with product MAGYWDGPEGQECPRRTWLATRVGAAAGLVGTAYRIVLLQPSSALAALQMAAADSVTMATLGAVFGLTTCLSAQIREEPEDPLNYFIGGCATGAVLGARAHSYMTGTTACLGFGITAALMKIGNKEGWRLTGPPKL from the exons ATGGCGGGCTACTGGGACGGGCCCGAGGGCCAGGAGTGCCCGCGCCGCACCTGGCTCGCCACTCGCGTCGGCGCCGCCGCGG GCTTGGTCGGGACGGCCTACCGCATTGtactgctgcagcccagctcggCCCTGGCCGCCTTGCAGATGGCAGCCGCGGACAGCGTCACCATGG CTACACTAGGAGCTGTGTTTGGCCTAACTACCTGCCTCAGTGCCCAAATCCGAGAGGAACCAGAGGATCCCTTGAACTATTTCATAGGAGGCTGTGCGACAGGAGCTGTCTTAGGTGCAAGAG ctcaCAGTTACATGACTGGTACCACTGCATGTTTGGGGTTTGGAATTACCGCTGCTCTAATGAAGATAGGTAACAAGGAGGGCTGGAGGCTGACAGGACCTCCCAAGCTGTAA
- the KLHL33 gene encoding kelch-like protein 33, whose amino-acid sequence MWVAEGPAPAQWSLWDGAHARHFLTTADHLRTTGQLVDMAVGPEGDMAHAVVLASISSFFLHFLEGRTRELRQGPPPRVPLPPGATLWGWRAVLAFAYGGTVPHGREKEVEEAARALGAPRVVAACAPRLESDPQEGGPKPLEEQWETLRAMEQLHASGLGCDLQLQAGDEVIPVQRLALSCSCDFFRALFTCPMREATHDPAAPLATGLSPAELRLLLSFAYTGAVAGPWPAVLEAAETSLRYQAWGLLTLCLDVFTHGLTPETGLDVLAFAVAYGLAQVGRIAEDYILATFPSVVATPAFLDLPAHLLIRLLRSDGLNVLHELEALEAASRWLMANGDGQEDLAKEVLSSVRFALMSGQELKKVPSVTAGVANPKVLHELVVASLAPMAQLPCRVRSLQEVLVVCGGDKLTANLAARKPSRHLWFAHRYLSAVGLVKQVEWRALGHFPDGPRFRHAVAVVGNILYILGGKRYYGVRDTLASVYRYQPMDDSWERLASMTCGRSYFAAVALGDFIYALGGSSGELYCTDTVECYDLANNTWRRCQPLPMALCGHAACALDGAIYVSGGCDEACQCQAAMLRYIPGAPVTLLAPMNGQRAGHIMEEAGGQLYVAGGLCQRDGQTGYRDQLAFEVYSPKLDVWVLLSPLPHAHVVGGAAVLGGELLVLGGYSHETYRDTHLIHAYQPGTRRWITRGTLPHAYTDLQACVLTVPPALRGPNCLEDPSRSPDTPNNT is encoded by the exons ATGTGGGTTGCAGAggggccggccccagcccagTGGAGCCTGTGGGACGGGGCCCACGCCAGACACTTCCTGACCACAGCCGACCACCTCCGCACCACAGGACAGCTGGTAGACATGGCTGTGGGCCCAGAGGGTGACATGGCCCATGCTGTGGTCCTGGCCTCCAtcagctccttcttcctccacTTCCTGGAGGGCAGAACCAGGGAGCTGCGCCAGGgccccccaccccgtgtccctcTGCCACCCGGGGCCACGCTATGGGGCTGGCGAGCTGTGCTGGCCTTTGCCTATGGGGGAACTGTGCCTCATGGCCGAGAGAAGGAGGTAGAGGAGGCCGCCCGGGCCCTGGGGGCCCCCCGAGTGGTGGCCGCCTGTGCCCCGCGGCTGGAGAGTGACCCCCAGGAGGGGGGTCCCAAGCCCCTGGAGGAGCAGTGGGAGACACTAAGAGCCATGGAGCAACTCCACGCCAGTGGCCTGGGCTGCGACCTCCAGCTCCAGGCAGGGGACGAAGTCATCCCAG TTCAGCGCCTGGCCCTGAGCTGCTCCTGTGACTTCTTCCGGGCCCTCTTCACTTGCCCCATGAGGGAGGCCACCCACGATCCTGCCGCCCCGCTGGccacagggctgtccccagccgagctgcgcctcctcctctccttcgcCTACACAGGGGCTGTGGCAGGGCCGTGGCCTGCGGTCCTGGAGGCAGCCGAGACCTCCCTGCGCTACCAGGCCTGGGGGCTCCTCACCCTCTGCCTGGATGTTTTCACCCATGGCCTGACCCCAGAAACTGGCCTGGACGTGCTGGCCTTTGCTGTGGCTTATGGGCTGGCCCAGGTGGGCCGCATAGCAGAGGACTACATCTTGGCTACCTTCCCCAGTGTGGTGGCCACACCAGCCTTCCTGGATCTTCCTGCACATCTTCTCATCCGCCTCCTCCGCTCTGATGGTCTCAATGTCCTCCATGAACTGGAGGCTTTGGAAGCAGCATCCCGGTGGCTTATGGCCAATGGAGATGGCCAAGAGGATCTAGCCAAGGAAGTCCTGTCATCTGTTCGCTTTGCCCTCATGTCCGGCCAGGAGCTGAAGAAGGTCCCGTCAGTGACTGCAGGGGTAGCTAACCCAAAGGTACTCCACGAGCTTGTGGTAGCAAGTTTGGCCCCCATGGCCCAGCTGCCATGCCGGGTGCGTTCCTTGCAAGAGGTGCTGGTGGTTTGTGGTGGAGATAAACTGACGGCCAACCTGGCTGCCCGGAAGCCTAGCAGACACCTCTGGTTTGCCCATCGCTACCTcagtgctgtggggctggtgaAGCAGGTGGAGTGGCGGGCACTGGGGCACTTTCCTGATGGCCCACGCTTCCGTCATGCTGTAGCTGTGGTGGGCAACATCCTCTACATCCTGGGTGGAAAGCGCTACTACGGGGTCCGTGACACCCTGGCCAGCGTCTACAG GTATCAGCCTATGGACGATTCTTGGGAGCGCCTGGCCAGCATGACCTGTGGGCGGAGCTACTTTGCTGCTGTGGCACTTGGGGATTTCATCTATGCGCTGGGGGGCAGCTCGGGGGAGCTCTACTGCACAGACACTGTGGAGTGCTATGACCTGGCCAACAACACCTGGAG GAGGTGCCAGCCCCTGCCGATGGCTCTGTGTGGGCACGCAGCATGTGCCCTGGATGGTGCCATCTATGTCTCAGGGGGGTGTGATGAGGCATGCCAATGCCAGGCAGCCATGCTGCGCTACATCCCGGGTGCGCCTGTCACACTCCTGGCCCCCATGAATGGCCAGCGAGCTGGGCACATCATGGAGGAGGCGGGTGGGCAGCTCTATGTggctggggggctgtgccagCGGGACGGGCAGACTGGCTACAGGGACCAGCTGGCCTTTGAGGTCTACAGCCCCAAGCTGGACGTCTGGGTCCtcctcagccccctgccccatgcccatGTAGTTGGGGGCGCAGCTGTGCTTGGGGGGGAGCTGCTCGTACTGGGAGGGTACAGTCATGAGACCTACCGGGACACCCACTTGATCCACGCGTACCAGCCGGGCACTCGGCGCTGGATCACCCGGGGAACCTTGCCCCATGCCTATACTGACCTCCAGGCTTGTGTCCTCACTGTACCCCCTGCTTTGCGTGGCCCCAACTGCCTTGAGGACCCCTCAAGGTCACCTGACACCCCCAATAATACTTAG
- the GP1BA gene encoding platelet glycoprotein Ib alpha chain isoform X2 translates to MRVLALLPLILPALLPTAGTTIPGQPCPSEMNKVKDLLEVNCTGQALSTVPRDLPADTGILLLNANHLVSVATADFLPLTQLQDLDLADNGLVALHTGPPLPSLRELILSRNALGALPALQDLPALTHLAVAHNRLATLSPGAFRAVPQLQDLDLRGNQLQTLPQEAFAGLRALKYLDLSDNLLEELPKELLQDLQKLETLWLSGNLLRTLPTDFFPEGHFFAYVFLTENPWHCDCDLRYLRYWIRQNEGSVYQPERGLEETKVEVAPEKVLCHSPPELWRKPIIHFKPNCGNVGHVDEEEEDEYSDGEEMMEKATMITFIPPHPPIPKEHTTLAHAVTWPPLATTRPPLSTPCSSTLTPSTSLVMPASSRAPSITTPVPASPTITPTQTPSTATILIAAPPSTPHRSATLVSTTSLPTTMSTRLPSTSSHPQTTLAAGTTNTYATLMVSTGASSTTSTAVLSTAMLEASSIVKSSSLPQMSTTPVVSTTMLSTHAPTPPAPLDTTHFTQPAPSPPPLPLCPCSTPGLAIPMLHSRAGGEGPQWGQWVLRHCCLLHWVLCLASLALLVLTVLALAGWLVWMCLVGRRSWHKSLQTQEVQYPLLRWRELTGSPVMHLSSFKSPLQGPTFCTIKEVELCPEVTYCTIKDLGVQHSPPASSSFCTTKELWVHHSPLNASFKSFSRKLTVTNLSSLRTPSAYSLDRGVKAIGDVRVKYAGNTL, encoded by the coding sequence ATGCGCGTCCTTGCCCTGCTCCCGCTCATCCTCCCGGCCCTGCTGCCCACAGCCGGCACTACCATcccaggccagccctgcccgtCGGAGATGAACAAGGTCAAGGACCTCCTGGAGGTGAACTGCACAGGGCAGGCTCTCAGCACGGTGCCCCGAGACCTGCCTGCGGACACGGGCATCCTGCTGCTCAACGCCAACCACCTGGTGTCCGTCGCCACCGCCGACTTCCTGCCCCtcacccagctgcaggacctcgACCTGGCCGACAACGGGCTGGTGGCTCTGCACACCGGGCCCCCTCTGCCGTCCCTGAGGGAGCTGATCCTCTCCCGCAATGCGCTgggggccctgcccgccctgcaGGACCTGCCCGCACTCACCCACCTGGCTGTGGCCCACAACAGGCTGGCGACGCTGTCCCCGGGGGCGTTCCGTGCTGTGCCACAGCTGCAGGACCTGGATCTGCGGGGGAACCAGCTGCAGACGCTGCCCCAGGAGGCCTTTGCGGGGCTGAGGGCACTCAAGTACTTGGACCTCTCAGACAACCTCCTGGAGGAGCTCcccaaggagctgctgcaggatcTGCAAAAGCTGGAGACCCTCTGGCTCTCAGGGAACCTCCTGCGGACCCTGCCCACTGACTTCTTCCCTGAGGGGCACTTCTTCGCGTACGTCTTCCTCACTGAGAACCCCTGGCATTGTGACTGTGACCTGCGCTACCTGCGGTACTGGATCCGGCAGAACGAGGGCAGTGTCTATCAGCCGGAGCGGGGCCTGGAGGAGACTAAGGTGGAGGTTGCCCCTGAGAAGGTGCTGTGCCATAGCCCCCCTGAGCTTTGGCGGAAGCCCATCATCCACTTCAAGCCCAACTGCGGCAATGTGGGCCATgtggatgaggaggaagaggatgaataCAGTGATGGGGAAGAAATGATGGAGAAAGCTACCATGATCACCTTCATCCCGCCACATCCACCCATCCCCAAAGAGCACACTACCCTGGCCCATGCTGTTACCTGGCCTCCCCTTGCTACCACAAGACCTCCCCTCAGCACCCCTTGTAGCTCCACCCTCACCCCAAGCACTTCGCTTGTGATGCCTGCAAGCTCCAGAGCTCCCAGCATCACCACTCCTGTGCCAGCCAGTCCCACCATCACACCCACACAgacccccagcactgccaccaTCCTCATTGCTGCTCCCCCCAGCACGCCGCACAGATCTGCCACCCTCGTCTCCACCACCTCACTGCCAACCACTATGAGCACCAGActtcccagcaccagcagccatcCCCAAACCACCCTTGCTGCTGGCACTACCAACACTTATGCCACTCTCATGGTGTCCACTGGTGCATCTTCTACCACCTCCACGGCAGTGCTTTCTACTGCCATGCTAGAGGCCTCTTCCATTGTCAAATCTTCATCTCTTCCTCAGATGTCGACCACACCGGTGGTCTCTACCACCATGCTTTCCACTCATGCCCCAACACCACCAGCTCCCCTAGACACCACACACTTCACCCAGCCTGCACcttcccctccacctctcccccTCTGCCCGTGCTCCACCCCAGGGCTGGCCATACCCATGCTGCACTCACGGGCAGGTGGGGAGGGTCCGCAGTGGGGGCAGTGGGTGCTGAGGCATTGCTGCCTATTGCACTGGGTGCTCTGCCTGGCCTCCTTGGCTCTGCTGGTCCTGACTGTACTGGCTCTAGCAGGCTGGCTGGTGTGGATGTGTCTGGTGGGACGGCGCTCCTGGCACAAGTCCCTGCAGACCCAAGAGGTGCAGTATCCGCTGCTGAGGTGGAGGGAGTTGACAGGAAGCCCTGTGATGCATCTCAGCAGCTTCAAAAGCCCCCTCCAGGGCCCCACATTCTGTACCATCAAGGAAGTAGAGTTGTGCCCTGAGGTCACTTACTGCACGATTAAAGACCTGGGGGTACAGCACAGTCCTCCTGCAAGTTCCTCCTTCTGCACCACAAAGGAGCTGTGGGTCCACCACAGTCCTCTGAATGCCTCGTTCAAGTCTTTCTCCAGGAAGCTGACGGTCACAAACCTCAGCTCCCTGAGGACCCCTTCTGCTTACAGCCTGGACAGGGGTGTCAAGGCCATTGGTGATGTCAGAGTGAAATATGCTGGCAACACCTTGTAA
- the GP1BA gene encoding platelet glycoprotein Ib alpha chain isoform X1, producing MPALLRTVLAWEERRCVGACLPVPMPLGSPLQAMRVLALLPLILPALLPTAGTTIPGQPCPSEMNKVKDLLEVNCTGQALSTVPRDLPADTGILLLNANHLVSVATADFLPLTQLQDLDLADNGLVALHTGPPLPSLRELILSRNALGALPALQDLPALTHLAVAHNRLATLSPGAFRAVPQLQDLDLRGNQLQTLPQEAFAGLRALKYLDLSDNLLEELPKELLQDLQKLETLWLSGNLLRTLPTDFFPEGHFFAYVFLTENPWHCDCDLRYLRYWIRQNEGSVYQPERGLEETKVEVAPEKVLCHSPPELWRKPIIHFKPNCGNVGHVDEEEEDEYSDGEEMMEKATMITFIPPHPPIPKEHTTLAHAVTWPPLATTRPPLSTPCSSTLTPSTSLVMPASSRAPSITTPVPASPTITPTQTPSTATILIAAPPSTPHRSATLVSTTSLPTTMSTRLPSTSSHPQTTLAAGTTNTYATLMVSTGASSTTSTAVLSTAMLEASSIVKSSSLPQMSTTPVVSTTMLSTHAPTPPAPLDTTHFTQPAPSPPPLPLCPCSTPGLAIPMLHSRAGGEGPQWGQWVLRHCCLLHWVLCLASLALLVLTVLALAGWLVWMCLVGRRSWHKSLQTQEVQYPLLRWRELTGSPVMHLSSFKSPLQGPTFCTIKEVELCPEVTYCTIKDLGVQHSPPASSSFCTTKELWVHHSPLNASFKSFSRKLTVTNLSSLRTPSAYSLDRGVKAIGDVRVKYAGNTL from the coding sequence ATGCCAGCTCTGTTGCGAACAGTGCTTGCATGGGAAGAAAGGCGATGTGTAGGTGCGTGCCTGCCTGTGCCCATGCCTCTCGGCTCTCCCCTCCAGGCCATGCGCGTCCTTGCCCTGCTCCCGCTCATCCTCCCGGCCCTGCTGCCCACAGCCGGCACTACCATcccaggccagccctgcccgtCGGAGATGAACAAGGTCAAGGACCTCCTGGAGGTGAACTGCACAGGGCAGGCTCTCAGCACGGTGCCCCGAGACCTGCCTGCGGACACGGGCATCCTGCTGCTCAACGCCAACCACCTGGTGTCCGTCGCCACCGCCGACTTCCTGCCCCtcacccagctgcaggacctcgACCTGGCCGACAACGGGCTGGTGGCTCTGCACACCGGGCCCCCTCTGCCGTCCCTGAGGGAGCTGATCCTCTCCCGCAATGCGCTgggggccctgcccgccctgcaGGACCTGCCCGCACTCACCCACCTGGCTGTGGCCCACAACAGGCTGGCGACGCTGTCCCCGGGGGCGTTCCGTGCTGTGCCACAGCTGCAGGACCTGGATCTGCGGGGGAACCAGCTGCAGACGCTGCCCCAGGAGGCCTTTGCGGGGCTGAGGGCACTCAAGTACTTGGACCTCTCAGACAACCTCCTGGAGGAGCTCcccaaggagctgctgcaggatcTGCAAAAGCTGGAGACCCTCTGGCTCTCAGGGAACCTCCTGCGGACCCTGCCCACTGACTTCTTCCCTGAGGGGCACTTCTTCGCGTACGTCTTCCTCACTGAGAACCCCTGGCATTGTGACTGTGACCTGCGCTACCTGCGGTACTGGATCCGGCAGAACGAGGGCAGTGTCTATCAGCCGGAGCGGGGCCTGGAGGAGACTAAGGTGGAGGTTGCCCCTGAGAAGGTGCTGTGCCATAGCCCCCCTGAGCTTTGGCGGAAGCCCATCATCCACTTCAAGCCCAACTGCGGCAATGTGGGCCATgtggatgaggaggaagaggatgaataCAGTGATGGGGAAGAAATGATGGAGAAAGCTACCATGATCACCTTCATCCCGCCACATCCACCCATCCCCAAAGAGCACACTACCCTGGCCCATGCTGTTACCTGGCCTCCCCTTGCTACCACAAGACCTCCCCTCAGCACCCCTTGTAGCTCCACCCTCACCCCAAGCACTTCGCTTGTGATGCCTGCAAGCTCCAGAGCTCCCAGCATCACCACTCCTGTGCCAGCCAGTCCCACCATCACACCCACACAgacccccagcactgccaccaTCCTCATTGCTGCTCCCCCCAGCACGCCGCACAGATCTGCCACCCTCGTCTCCACCACCTCACTGCCAACCACTATGAGCACCAGActtcccagcaccagcagccatcCCCAAACCACCCTTGCTGCTGGCACTACCAACACTTATGCCACTCTCATGGTGTCCACTGGTGCATCTTCTACCACCTCCACGGCAGTGCTTTCTACTGCCATGCTAGAGGCCTCTTCCATTGTCAAATCTTCATCTCTTCCTCAGATGTCGACCACACCGGTGGTCTCTACCACCATGCTTTCCACTCATGCCCCAACACCACCAGCTCCCCTAGACACCACACACTTCACCCAGCCTGCACcttcccctccacctctcccccTCTGCCCGTGCTCCACCCCAGGGCTGGCCATACCCATGCTGCACTCACGGGCAGGTGGGGAGGGTCCGCAGTGGGGGCAGTGGGTGCTGAGGCATTGCTGCCTATTGCACTGGGTGCTCTGCCTGGCCTCCTTGGCTCTGCTGGTCCTGACTGTACTGGCTCTAGCAGGCTGGCTGGTGTGGATGTGTCTGGTGGGACGGCGCTCCTGGCACAAGTCCCTGCAGACCCAAGAGGTGCAGTATCCGCTGCTGAGGTGGAGGGAGTTGACAGGAAGCCCTGTGATGCATCTCAGCAGCTTCAAAAGCCCCCTCCAGGGCCCCACATTCTGTACCATCAAGGAAGTAGAGTTGTGCCCTGAGGTCACTTACTGCACGATTAAAGACCTGGGGGTACAGCACAGTCCTCCTGCAAGTTCCTCCTTCTGCACCACAAAGGAGCTGTGGGTCCACCACAGTCCTCTGAATGCCTCGTTCAAGTCTTTCTCCAGGAAGCTGACGGTCACAAACCTCAGCTCCCTGAGGACCCCTTCTGCTTACAGCCTGGACAGGGGTGTCAAGGCCATTGGTGATGTCAGAGTGAAATATGCTGGCAACACCTTGTAA
- the LOC142420425 gene encoding butyrophilin subfamily 1 member A1-like isoform X1 — MLSVFHLRCSLPAFIIYGVVLHVHELQSAPFSVTEPPGPITVPMGEDVVLPCHFSPEQSMQDMEVIWFREEFSPFVHRYKEGQDQYGEQMLQYQGRTELLKDGLAKGSVDLKIFRVQLSDRGNYTCFVRNGLDYDEAVVELKVTASGSAPLIALERYQDGGIQVACRSAGWYPQPQVLWQDPRGRHLPSLLESVMQDKSGLFAVESSIILTRGTNQKLSCLVRHALHSQEQGSAFYISDPFFQNAHPWMIALGVVLVAVVALLIIAVYLFKIKGKHERKIAMQEAALWDCDAEIEKQAEELAWRRYAVPIEEVKVVLNPDTAHCDLVLSDDCKSVKRVDTRQDIPDIPERFNPWRCVLGCEGFTSGRYYWEVEAVDGGGWTVGVSREDVKRKGEIEFKPEEGIWAVGQWAGRFQALTSPDRTLLPEIQTPNRIRVSLDYEEGRVAFFSVDEEIPIFTFPLASFEEKRVYPWLWLGPGTSLKMWP, encoded by the exons ATGCTCTCTGTTTTCCATCTCCGCTGCTCTCTGCCGGCTTTTATCATTTATGGTGTAGTTCTCCATGTTCACGAGCTGCAGTCAG CTCCATTCAGTGTGACGGAACCCCCTGGCCCCATCACTGTGCCCATGGGCGAGGACGTGGTGTTGCCTTGCCACTTCTCCCCGGAGCAGAGCATGCAGGACATGGAGGTGATCTGGTTTCGGGAAGAATTCTCGCCCTTTGTGCATCGCTACAAGGAGGGCCAGGACCAGTACGGGGAGCAAATGCTTCAATACCAAGGGCGCACCGAGCTGCTGAAGGATGGCCTCGCCAAGGGCAGCGTGGACTTGAAAATTTTCCGCGTCCAACTGTCTGACAGAGGGAATTACACCTGCTTTGTTCGCAATGGCTTGGATTACGACGAGGCTGTGGTGGAGCTGAAGGTGACAG CCAGCGGCTCTGCCCCGCTCATCGCGCTGGAGCGCTACCAGGATGGGGGGATCCAGGTGGCCTGTCGCTCGGCCGGCTGGTACCCGCAGCCCCAGGTACTGTGGCAAGATCCCCGTGGGCGGCATCTCCCGTCCCTCTTGGAGAGTGTTATGCAGGACAAGAGCGGCCTCTTTGCAGTGGAAAGCAGCATTATCCTCACCAGGGGCACGAACCAGAAACTCTCCTGCTTGGTCCGACACGCCCTGCACAGCCAAGAACAGGGATCAGCTTTTTACATATCAG atccCTTTTTCCAAAACGCCCATCCTTGGATGATCGCCCTGGGCGTGGTCCTGGTTGCTGTGGTCGCTCTCCTTATTATCGCTGTTTATCTATTTAAAATCAAAG GAAAGCATGAGAGAAAAATAG caaTGCAAGAAGCAGCACTGT GGGACTGTGATGCAGAAATTG aGAAGCAAGCTGAAGAACTTG catggagaAGATACGCAGTGCCTATAGAAGAAG TGAAGGTGGTTCTGAATCCAGACACAGCCCACTGTGACCTTGTCCTGTCTGATGACTGCAAAAGTGTGAAACGAGTAGACACGCGGCAGGACATTCCTGACATCCCTGAGAGATTTAACCCGTGGCGCTGCGTGCTGGGCTGTGAAGGCTTCACCTCAGGGAGATACTACTGGGAGGTGGAGGCGGTGGATGGAGGAGGATGGACTGTGGGGGTCTCTAGAGAAGATGTGAAAAGGAAGGGCGAGATTGAGTTTAAACCAGAGGAGGGCATCTGGGCAGTGGGGCAGTGGGCAGGGCGCTTCCAAGCTCTCACGTCCCCTGATCGCACTCTCCTTCCTGAAATCCAGACTCCCAACCGGATCCGGGTCTCTCTGGATTATGAAGAGGGACGGGTGGCATTTTTCAGTGTTGATGAGGAGATTCCCATCTTCACATTTCCACTGGCATCATTTGAGGAGAAAAGAGTCTACCCTTGGCTCTGGCTGGGTCCTGGGACATCGCTCAAAATGTGGCCCTGA
- the LOC142420425 gene encoding butyrophilin subfamily 1 member A1-like isoform X2 codes for MGEDVVLPCHFSPEQSMQDMEVIWFREEFSPFVHRYKEGQDQYGEQMLQYQGRTELLKDGLAKGSVDLKIFRVQLSDRGNYTCFVRNGLDYDEAVVELKVTASGSAPLIALERYQDGGIQVACRSAGWYPQPQVLWQDPRGRHLPSLLESVMQDKSGLFAVESSIILTRGTNQKLSCLVRHALHSQEQGSAFYISDPFFQNAHPWMIALGVVLVAVVALLIIAVYLFKIKGKHERKIAMQEAALWDCDAEIEKQAEELAWRRYAVPIEEVKVVLNPDTAHCDLVLSDDCKSVKRVDTRQDIPDIPERFNPWRCVLGCEGFTSGRYYWEVEAVDGGGWTVGVSREDVKRKGEIEFKPEEGIWAVGQWAGRFQALTSPDRTLLPEIQTPNRIRVSLDYEEGRVAFFSVDEEIPIFTFPLASFEEKRVYPWLWLGPGTSLKMWP; via the exons ATGGGCGAGGACGTGGTGTTGCCTTGCCACTTCTCCCCGGAGCAGAGCATGCAGGACATGGAGGTGATCTGGTTTCGGGAAGAATTCTCGCCCTTTGTGCATCGCTACAAGGAGGGCCAGGACCAGTACGGGGAGCAAATGCTTCAATACCAAGGGCGCACCGAGCTGCTGAAGGATGGCCTCGCCAAGGGCAGCGTGGACTTGAAAATTTTCCGCGTCCAACTGTCTGACAGAGGGAATTACACCTGCTTTGTTCGCAATGGCTTGGATTACGACGAGGCTGTGGTGGAGCTGAAGGTGACAG CCAGCGGCTCTGCCCCGCTCATCGCGCTGGAGCGCTACCAGGATGGGGGGATCCAGGTGGCCTGTCGCTCGGCCGGCTGGTACCCGCAGCCCCAGGTACTGTGGCAAGATCCCCGTGGGCGGCATCTCCCGTCCCTCTTGGAGAGTGTTATGCAGGACAAGAGCGGCCTCTTTGCAGTGGAAAGCAGCATTATCCTCACCAGGGGCACGAACCAGAAACTCTCCTGCTTGGTCCGACACGCCCTGCACAGCCAAGAACAGGGATCAGCTTTTTACATATCAG atccCTTTTTCCAAAACGCCCATCCTTGGATGATCGCCCTGGGCGTGGTCCTGGTTGCTGTGGTCGCTCTCCTTATTATCGCTGTTTATCTATTTAAAATCAAAG GAAAGCATGAGAGAAAAATAG caaTGCAAGAAGCAGCACTGT GGGACTGTGATGCAGAAATTG aGAAGCAAGCTGAAGAACTTG catggagaAGATACGCAGTGCCTATAGAAGAAG TGAAGGTGGTTCTGAATCCAGACACAGCCCACTGTGACCTTGTCCTGTCTGATGACTGCAAAAGTGTGAAACGAGTAGACACGCGGCAGGACATTCCTGACATCCCTGAGAGATTTAACCCGTGGCGCTGCGTGCTGGGCTGTGAAGGCTTCACCTCAGGGAGATACTACTGGGAGGTGGAGGCGGTGGATGGAGGAGGATGGACTGTGGGGGTCTCTAGAGAAGATGTGAAAAGGAAGGGCGAGATTGAGTTTAAACCAGAGGAGGGCATCTGGGCAGTGGGGCAGTGGGCAGGGCGCTTCCAAGCTCTCACGTCCCCTGATCGCACTCTCCTTCCTGAAATCCAGACTCCCAACCGGATCCGGGTCTCTCTGGATTATGAAGAGGGACGGGTGGCATTTTTCAGTGTTGATGAGGAGATTCCCATCTTCACATTTCCACTGGCATCATTTGAGGAGAAAAGAGTCTACCCTTGGCTCTGGCTGGGTCCTGGGACATCGCTCAAAATGTGGCCCTGA